The sequence CCCACCATGCCCATGGCGAAGATGGAGTTGTGGGACACCTCGGGGTCGGCGTCGTGGGAGAACTTGCTGAGCGTGTCCAGGATGTTCAACCGGGGGTTGGACACGGAGATGAGGGCCAGGGCGAGGGGCACCGCTCGCCTCAGGGTGGGCTCCCCGTAACGCAGCTGGGGGACGCAGAGCAAACACTTAGGGTCACGGAGGATGCAATGCGGGTCCAGATGATTCAAAGTCAAGACGACTTTCGCCAAAAAGCATTTTCAATAAGAGCAAAAGGGTCATTTGAGAGATGTTCAGGTTATTCGCCGATATCACAGCAATCTGTTCCACCACATCATATCATTTGGGATAATTTCCTCATCTCTCTTTACCCGTGTAACCGTAAGATGATTCATTCTCATGCACATCTTAAAGGAGATATTATAAAAACTAAAAAGCAGAGAGAAGGTGAACGAAATAACTCAAGAGGACTGACCAGATGTCCGAATGTCCGCAGAGCCATCTCGGCGCCGATCTCCTCGCCCATGGCGATGAGCGCGATGCCGAGGACGGCGACGCCCTGGGAGGAGAACACGTCCGTTACGGAACGGCCGAACGGAGGAGAAGCGTGCGACCCGCGTCAGGTGAGGAGTCGGCGGCGTACCTGGTGGGAGCCCATGTCGGCGGCGGTCTCCTTCTTGTCTTTgtccttcttgtccttcttgtcctccttctcctccttctccttctccttggcCTCGTAGTGTTCGCTGCAGatgtggaggagctgctgcaccTTCAGGACGTTCCCGGAGCCtggaggcggagggagggagggaggaaccgTTAGAAGCCAGAGGAGCCAATCAATGCAGAGGTGGGAGTGACGGGAGGTCGAGGAGACCGACCTGCGTACGCGCAGATATCCACAAGTGTGTTGGCGAAGCTGCGGAACGGTTCGGGCACGACCTGCAGAGCAGCCAAGGTCGTCTCGATGGCCTCTCCTTTAcctacgaacacacacacacagaatagtTAGAGTGGctgtaaaggaaacacacacagcgcAGAGTTCATGCACATTTTGACCTctacatttccatgaccaaacatttttgtgaaatctcggtgtacagatgaaaaagtgataaaatgtcgtatttaaactaacaatgataaTAACAAAGCATTCactaaataaccttaaatgactaaAATGTATAAGAGAccatagtttagattaaaatagcGCTCGTCTTTATTACTGGAGGAAAtgcactcttcttcttcctcctcctcctcctcctcttccatcatcctccatcttcttcctcctcctcctcctccatcttcttcctcaatctctatcctcatcctcctccagcctcttcctcctccatcatcatgttctcctcctcctcctcttccagctcctccttcttcttctggtgtAGCATTGAAAGCACCAGGCTACAGCTGCTTTTAGTTGCGCAACACGTGTTGCAGAATGACAATAAATAATCCTTGAACGCATCTGACCTCCTGAACGTCACATATTATTACAATGCCGCCACATGCATCGGTGAAGTGGGCCTCACCCAGGTGGTTGAGGCCCAGGCCCAGAGGCAGCCAGCGGGCATACGTGTCCTTCAGCTCCGTCTCGCTCTTCTCCATGATGGTCTGGACGATGGTGGAGGTCACGTCGCCGTTACAGGAGCCCACTGCGATCATGCCGCACGCCAGCGCGGTCACGCCCACCACctgaggatacacacacacacgctaggaTGCTGCTTAACtgcacaggtgggacacacacacacacgaaaagcACACAGCCGTACCTCCATGCTGGATTTGGAGTCTCCCATGACGGGGAGGAGCAGAGACAGAACGTCTTCTCGGTTGGAGCCGGCGTAGGCCAGGCCCAGTCTGAAACCGAGAAGGACCAGGAGACATTGACGATCGCACTTCAGATGAGACATTCAAGTGCTAACAGCATTGTGGGAAACGCAGCGCACGGATCCTTTcaaccccaaaaataaaattaaaacgtGTATTTTTCCCGCCATGCTTCTGACGGTTCGACTTCTAGAAGCTCCTCACCCAAAGATGGCTCCTATCCTCATGATGTTGCTGTTGTGGAGGACGTAGTCGGAAAGCAGGGCGAGGGCCGGGTCGCATTCGTTCCTCACACCCGAGTTCACGATGCCACAAGCCAGGAGGGCgccagactgagagagagagaggtgtaagaaaagtaatagaaaaataCATCTTAACAGTTGATTAAGAGTATTTTAAATCTCTTGAAGTTGTTAATTGGGCAATATAGAGAAAATCACTgtgagtatgtatatatatatatttattttttccctctCAAATACCATGATAGAGAAAATATTGAAGAATTTACTATTgaggctttaaccctcctgtcgccttcgggtcaatttgacccgattcaatgtttaatgtcggcgttctttcgggagtcaacaaacaaacataaagtacctcacacttaaacttggaaaacaatattaattctaataattttctggagattttaatagctggggtcatattgacctcaagggtaaaatatgttagtaaatataaaggtaacaggagggtgaaacattgaatcgggtcaaattgacccgaaggcaacacaagggttaagaaaacaaGATTGGTTTTTAAATAATCATCCGTAATGTTGATATAATGACTTCATGTGGGTAAAATCAAATAACAGAACGGCTGGAACCATCAGGCAACTttaaaacctggaaaagaaaacacCGACGACATATTAAAGAGTAAAAAAATCAAACAGGTGACGCTCCACGAATGACCTTCGCCTGGCCAACGACCTAAACGACCTTTAGTTGCTTTGAAAGACAACAGGACAGGAGGCTGCGtaccatcaggaccaagacccCCCGGGACCCCCCCACTGACTCGAAAACATACAATTTCCGAAGTCACGCACCCTTGCAAATCTTTTCTCCATTATTAAGACacttaaataattgtttttttccacATACTCTTCATTGAACATATTTTATTGTAGATTTTCACCGGGTCTATTTTAATCGTTACGCATCATTCACCAAGACGGATTCCTTGCGTGTGTAACGCGCTCGGCATTAAAATGGATTATCCGCCGCGGAAACGTTTACGATGTTTACCTTGATGTAGTCCTCGGAGGAGTAGAGATATTTGTCGATCTGGGTCAGACCGCCGTCCACGTCCCACAGCAGGATCATACCCAGGGAGGCTGCGGCGCTCAACATACCTGAGGacattcaaaaagaaaagaaaatctccGTCAGCCACTGGAGACGCCTCAGATGAAAATGCATTGCAAATCCACGGAGGTCCATTCACCGTGGTCCTTGTTCTTGTACAGCCATTTGTTGCCGTCGTCCGTGAGCAGCTTGTCCTGACCGAAGGCCGCGTTAACGAAGCCGTTCACGAAGGACGAGGCCAGGTTCATGCGGGCCGAGTCCACCTGGGAGCCGCTGCCCCCGAACCCTGGCGAGCAGAGAACGGTCCGTGAGCGGCCGGCGACTCACAAAACACGGCAGCCATAATCCACATCACATGGATTAGATCTAGACTTATTCAAGCGTCTCCATCAGCAGCAaatactaaaacacacacacacacacacactgcagtacgGGACTCACTGTTGTTTTCCAGGTGTGTTTTGTAGATGTCATCGGGGACTTTAGGTTCCATGATGTCCAACTGGGGAGGACCACAAGAGTGCGTTACTAAGAAGAGTGACATGTCCTTCTAGGAAaccattatttattattctttattcttcatGTCGACTGAACCTCATCAATCTGACCTGGAAACTTTCCCaaatacttaaaataaaaaattgacaATAGCAACATTTTCATTAAATGAGAAAATACTCAGTACATTTCCATTGTGGTTATTTCATATATagaactatttatttatttaattaccaGAAAACATGCTAAATTGTgataaatatatagagatattaAATAACCCATATCCTGCTTGAAGCCCTAGTTAGTGTGCTGGAATAGGAACAATCCTAAAAATGATCAGTGCAGTTTATTTTTCCATCTAAAATACAAAGTATTGCCCATAATCAGCATATCTGATATACAAGTGAGCATTCTACAGCGTGGATACACtctatttatattaaatgtctttattctgaCGGGCTAAAATCTCCTCAACTATCATCTCTCCGTTTGAGACGTAACAAAAAAGGTGGAGtctctgtagttctctcctTTCATCCGTCTTCGttccccctctcacctctctggcCAGGGCCAGGAAGTTGCTGTTGAGCTGCACGTTGGACATGATCTCCGTCAGGTCCTCGTAGTCCTCCACGTCCTCGTTGAGCTCCAGGAACATGCCGTGGCGCCCCAGCATGTAGGCCATCTGCTTCTGGATGACGCTGCGGGGCAACAGGGGGgagtttgtttttcctttccaGCTGGATGTCTTCATATGGTTTATCTCATGTGCTCTGggaggtgttttttttaattattctgcTTACATGTCTTTGCAGGAAGTGAAGATGTTCTCCACCATCTCCACATTGTTGAGCATCAGGGCCAGGCGCAGGGCTTCTGGGTAACGGTTGAACTTCCTGAAGATGTTCAGGGAACATCTCAGCAGCGCGGAGTTTTCGGGTTCGGGGACGTAGCTCACACAGCTGGGGGAGCAAGACGGGACAGTTCAGAAGATTGAAAAAGAAGACCTATTAATACAtactaaaactagaatgggcactcggtagagcgcataccttcgcatatcacaagattgggcattgaattatgaacattttggcattagttgcatgccaattggataaaaattgaccgcgctttggtaaaaataagatttttgaccttttcatgaccttgacctttgacccgatcgatcccaaaatctaatcaaatggtccccgggtaataaccaatcatcccaccaaatttcatgcgattcggtttaatactttttgagttattcgagtaacacgcatacaaataaataaataaatacacggcgatcaaaacattaccttcagcattttcaatgcgaaggtaaatacaCATTTCTCAATAAACCTGAACGTACCTCGTGAGGTACAGGCAGACTTTGCTGTAGGCGGTTTCGTCGATGTAGTCCTCCAGCATGTCCAGCCTCTCGATCTCCATCAGCAGGTCGCACGCCTCGTGCTCCGCATTGTGGGCCATGTTGTAGGGCACGATCTCCCTCACCAGCTTCAGCAGCGTCTCCTGCTGCGTCTTGtcgctctcctccacctcctgccaCTCCTTCGCCACCTCGCCGGACAGGTGCCTGCGATgcgacagaaacacagaaagaagGTTTTCAGGCCAAAGAAATACCCCGCCGCCTCGTCCAGATGTTGCAGAACATCAACCGTGAACTTTATAATGTCTTTAATCtcttagagcaggggtgtcggactcattttcaccgtgggccacatcagcatcacggccgcctcttaaagggccggtagctGTGTAAACTACTCcttaacatattgttaaataactctctttgcatttgattattgtctATTTGCGTGTAGACATATTGTACGTAAGAAAATGTCCCTAATATGATAACATAcagccatttaatttgaaaccttcaaaataaaagcacaggatatttttcttacattgagaaaaggtgatcacgtctTTCAGGTCGTCAGGGGCAGCATAAAATGACATGACGGGCCAGtctcggcccgcgggccttgtgtttgacacctgtgtcttAGAGGGACTATTTATCTCATGCTCCACACACGGTATGTTTTATGGAAATATTGTCCGCAGACagttggaggagaaaataaatttCTCCGAATAACATCAATGCATGACTATGATCATAAACACAAGTTAAATAGAGCTCAACTTCTGTTAGTTTTCATTGTTCAGTGTAATGCATCATCAGCGTCGCCCACGTAAAAACGTAACAGCTGTAATTCTGTTTGGTAAAACCGGAGCAGCGTAGTCATTATAAATAGAGGAGCGAAGACCCGACAGCGAATCAAATAACGAACATCGAGGAATCTCTTCACTTCCTCCGCTTGTGAAGCGGCGTGAGAGCGTCGTCTTCTTACCTGACATATTCGTGTCCCCAGGAGGCCAGCTCTTCCTGGCAGCCGAGCAGACGGTACTTCAGACACTCTCGCTCGCCGCTCATGGTCATGGCGAGCACCGACAACACGTCGCCGCAGAAACGCTgcaaaatacacaacacagtttGAACTCTGATATCTTCGGCCTGAAGACTGGAGCGCCGCAACGCTCAGTCGATAAATCCATTCATCGGCAGTCAgaacatttgatttattttaggTTTTTGTGCGTGTTTTGAAACACCTGCCATGTATAGCTTCTACACCACATCTGAATATACACTTATaccaattaaaataaatgaactgtTTTAAGATAGGATTGCCAAACAACGCTCTCTCCGAACACATTTGTGCTCCAAGGAAACGTGGATTACGCTCGTTCTACTTAAAAGTGGGCATAAACAAAAGAGTGTCAGTAGTTTTTTCTGTACCGGCAGCCCAGCAGAGCCCTTACCTTGTTCTCTCCGGCCTCCATGCCCTCAAAGATCTCTTTGAGCTTGCCGTAGTGCGGGCGCAGAAATTTGAGGGGCTTGGGCACCGAGGTCATGGAGGTGGTCGAGGAGCGGATCAGTCGGCGCAGCTCCTCCAGCGCCGGGCGGTGCAGCTCGACGTCCTTCTCCTGTCAACGTGTGGAGAACGCaaggttgttttttgtgttgccGTGTCCGGGCCTTTACACCCCgacacaaaatacacaacaaagTAATACTTACAGCCAGTCGCTCCACCATCATCAACAGGTCTTCTTGTAACTGCTTGTCTTCTTCTGACTGCGAGTTAGTAAAGAAAAcaacattacatgacatttacagggatcttacacattttgaccagtggatttccaggacttttccatgactttaaaccaaatttccatgaccaaacttaaATCTCGGTATAAGCATGAAAAATTTAGCAAATTTGGCgtatacgccggcttatattttgagcgtctttctttaaaaaacatattagcgatttcaaactcggcgtaaattaaaatgtgatcacacatttccatgacttttcccaaacttttatgatttaagtttgttctatgacttttccaggttttccatgaccgtacgaaccctgcatttagccgacgcttttatccaaagcgacttacaataagtgaatcaaccacgagtacaaactcagagcAAGAAAAAATACTATAAGTGTCATTCAACATCTGCTAGTAATGAAACTtcaaataatgaagaaaaaactaaacaaatgagAATGTATTTGTTATAGCTGCTTTTAGCCTCGAAAGAGACAGTGTTGATGACAATGATTATATGTTTACAGACAagcctctgtgttgttgtttagatcACATGCTGTAAAATAATAGCACCAAAAGGTACCAATCATAATAACTTAACAGATGAATGGGGCCAAGCAATGCATGTCATTTACAGGTAGGATGGAACAACTAGTGTGAGGGACCACTAGTGCTAATTTAAACAGGGAAAGTCGAGCAGGTTCATTTAGAGCTACtgttatatatactttataaatcACATAGTATTCTTTTATAACACTTGAATGCTATTTGATACATGATGACTGCCACCTTTAAAACCACTCGCCTAATAtgcttcttatttttctttccttttctttttaaatgcatcaTGACGATAAATgttgaatataataaataaatacatttcacaaaCCCGGAACAAAGTAATCGGACCAGTCACACTTAGCACCTGCTAATTGACGTGCTAGCTGGCTAGCTTACGGTTAGCTCACGAGCTAGCTTAGGCGAGTTTGATCCGTACCGACTTTTTAAAAAGGccgtaaaaatgtattttaaaccatttaaaaatgagCTTGTTTAGTGCACGACATTATCGTTTGATTAATTAACAGTATGTTAAGGACATATATTGAATGACAACGACGTGGGGCCTTCTCAACCCGGGTTGTCAAAGCGGCCGTGACtaaggtaaaaaataaaatctcacACCCCCGTTTGAATGACAGAAATACCCCCCAACAATTACcagttcttcctcctctttcttctccttcccctTCCCCTTGGACAGCTTTCccttctgcttctccttctccttctcatcGGTCTTCTCCGGCTGCTTATTCTCTTTGTTTTTTCCCTCCTCCATAGTTGCGGCTCTGCGAAAACTATCCGCTAGCAAACGGAAACTGAGGATGACTGTTGCGAGCGGaccgcttcttcttctccgtcttcTTTAGGGTAGAAATCGTGTTGTCGGTTTACTTTAGCGCCCCCCGCCTCTTACTGGCGGGGATGGGGAATTGTGTGTACTTCAAGTCCGGTGCAAAACGCGGTAACTTTGAGCGACACCTCCGCGGTTGAATTATAGATTTAAGAAGTTGTTTTGTTTAATGTTTAACAAACTTTTCGAAAGCCGACAGGAAAactcgttattttatttttgttattacaCTTTCACGTTTTGCTTGATAACTGTTGGGCCATACGGTAATAACGCATTCAACCAATTCAACACGATTAGTATTGATCAATTaattctaaataaattaaatacatactGATAATATAATTagttattgaaaaaaactgggAGGAAAATATCCTGACAGTGAAACGAGGTGAAAAGCATGTATTCCCACGTTTTGCGAGCCATTTGAACGCAGCAGAACAGTTGATCACATGACCACGTGGAGTTAAATCAGCTGACTGTGTCCTCGTTTCTGTGTTGCTCCACTCCCAACGACATGGCTGTTCACCGGTGTGGGTCGCTCCTCCGTAACGCGGCTCTGCTGCTGGTGCTCTCCGCGGTGGTCGGCGGTCAGGGCCGGTTCAAGGGCTTCAGGAGCTACGGGAGCTCCGGGAGCTTCAATGGAGGGCGGGACACCGGAGAGGGGACGGGGTCGGAGGAGCAGTGGTTCACCCAGAGACTCGACCACTTCAACGGCGCAGACAGCAAAGAGTGGAAGCAGGTACGACCAGGGAAGTTACAAGGGCTGAACATATAttacaaatacattaaaatacaataataaggTATATTCTTGTTTCGTTGGTCCTTGCTTCCTCTTGGGCTTATTTTAGGATAAAGTGTTGCACATGTAGTCAGCTGACTGATCCTATTGCACAGGTGTGTCAATGTGCACCTGTCatagtgtttttattaaaacaattgtaaaaagaatatatatatatatgtttgttgttCCACATGtgtaatctttatttatttaaaacgaGGTGAAATTACCTCAATTATTaatgttgcttttcttttggttttgatGGTGaataaattgtcttaaatttaaataataaatctcAACTGACAAACCAAAACCACAAGGGTTTGGCACGTTGACACCCAGATAAATAAACACCACAATAAAGATGCAAACATGACCCCTgatgtgatgtcacagtgtttctctgaatctctctctctctctctctctcctccagaggtACTTTGTGAACGAAGCGTTCTCCCGGCCGGGCGGCCCGGTGTTCCTGATGATCGGGGGGGAGGGCCCGGCCAACCCGGCCTGGATGCACAACGGCACGTGGCTCGCCTACGCCCAGAAGCTCGGGGCCCTTTGCTTGATGCTGGAACATCGCTTCTACGGAAAGAGTCACCCCACAGCGTGCGTTtgacctgttgttgttgtttatttttactCTCGACCTCGGGCAGAGGGTGTGTTTACGCCTGATTTTTTTGATCTGTTAATTCTAATACACGTTTTAGACTCGAGACACAAATCGGTTCCACTGCTCCTGCTTCAGTTTTAAAAATTGTCCAAATAACACAAAAAACCTTTTGAGttattccatccatccatccattatcaataccgcttatcctcattagggtcgcgggggcgctggagccgatcccagctgacatagggcgaaggcaggggacaccctggacaggccgccagtccatcgagggcacatatagagacatacaaccattcactctcacattcacacctatgggcaatttagagatcaattaacctgacggcatgtcttttgagttattttttgttttaaaatattaagtatCACTGGTTTACGTCTGTTTCCGGGTCATGCAGCATAACGATGCAGCCAAGTGGTCCTGAGTctttcacaacaacaaacatatgGCTTAAAACTTTcttgtataaaataaatatatttagttgtagacAATCTGAAAGGGACtaaaacaaaagtaaaatcagggttcgtacggtgatggatttttaaatataaaaaaaaaaaattctattcAACCTGCTGCACCCAAAGGAGTTTTCAGTTTGGTGTCTGTTGTGCATCCGTctcaccaccaggtggcagCACCGCATTCAAATTGAAGCCTTCTCCTACTCcttctcatctcctccatctcttctctcctccatcctcctctcctcctcctgtcctccatcctctcctccaccctctcctctctcctctcctcctcagtgaCCTCAGCTTGGGCAGCCTGCGTTTCCTGAGCAGTCGCCAGGCGCTGGCCGACCTCGCTCACTTCCTCTCCGTGACGACGGAGCGCCGCGGGCTGGCCGGCAGGAAGTGGGTGGCGTTCGGCGGCTCGTACCCTGGCTCCCTCGCCGCCTGGTTCCGGCTCAAGTATCCGCACCTGGTCCACGCCGCCGTGGCAACCAGCGCACCCGTCCAGGCCACCGTCAACTTCCCAGGTATCGAAGGGacccctcatacacacacacacacacacacacgctgggtTTTAAGTGCCCCTCCCCTCTCGTCCAGAGTACCTGGAGGTCGTGTGGCGTTCGCTGGCCTCCGAGGACGTGCAGTGCCCCGTCGTGGTGCAGGTGGCTTCCAAGGCCCTCGTAGAGCGCCTGAAGGACCCCAAGACCTACGACAACGTCTCCAAAGACTTCAAGTACGAACACCTTCTGCATCCAGTCATTTACACAACTACTTTAATTATTGTCACTAGGGTCATGTTCATGGGCgtcctccttttttattttgggagGATTTGAACTGAAAGGAAAACATCTGGcaactttttctttaaaaaatatttgcgTGTCCAACCGGGCGTTGATGGTGACGACGCAATGCATCCTGGGACATGTAGTCCACCGGCAACACGGCTTCAAGAGCAGTGGAACTAAATATAGTATATTTTTTTACTcttactttatattttattttttcaggcGCCACGTCTCCGTTCTTTGAAGTCGTTGTTTTCGTGCTCGTGGTTGTCGAGGACGACCGCGCCACCTGACGACCGACCTCACGGTCGCCGTGACGATCGCGAGGTACatctttatttagtattttgggCTTTTCAAGGACACTTCCAAAGcgcaatgcatcatgggaatAAATGCCAGTTgcgtgacctttttttttttttatcaaaggaAGAATCTGtcttctaaaaaaaatatttaaagcaCGACTCGACTTGAGCACGTTCGATTATGTTTAAGAGACGATAACTCAACCGCCATGTGCTTCGGGCTaacttcccctctctctcgtctccttcctCACTCCCttgcatcctctcctctctctctcctccagcctgtGTTCCAAACTGCAGATCAAGACGGAGATGGATTCGGCCTTCTTCCTGGAAATGCTCGCCGGCAACTTCATGGACACGGTGCAGTACAACGAAGACAACCGGGGGTttgaggtgagggggggggggtggggggggcaggcACTGAAATCAGTGTTTCATACccgaatgcagggctctcaagtgtttcggtcttaagtcacacactcccgccacacatcgtatttctcacgctgaaaaaaactctcggctctttaatgttgctgatggaaatgtcacggttgcctgtcttcaaaacttgagagccctgcgaaTGAGTCCAAAAGAGTTACTCACCCCATCATGAGATGTTAGACTCTTTAATGCCTCTTCAACTCCTGGACATTGTTTCCATTAGCTGCTCATGAATGTGATGACAGTCGGcggttagcatagcttagcatcaCGACAGGAAGCTGTGGTCCAGTTGTTTCCGCCTGCTTTTTAATGCCCTTTCCCccaaatcttttatttttaattctcgATACATTTTTATCCGTTGAGGAATCGATCTCTACGATCCTTTGATGTAATATCTACGTACTGACgtggaaaaagaaaatgcaaaagTTGGAGGTTAAAAGTAGctgaaggagaaaataaactttaaagTGTTGAATGAACAGCTGTTTTGCGTTACCTGGAATTCTTTCGAGGAGAACGTTGTTTTTATCGCTTGCGCCTTTCACAACGTACGAAGAATTCcaaaatagagaaaaatagGAATTAACTCCAGTGAATCGAAGTACAACTTCAACAACACTCGTATCAGACTAGGTAAAAGCATCGGGCGTAAAAGCATCGTTTTTTCAAACTAAGATGTTTCTCCTTTCAGGAGATATTATATTCTGAATATTTAAAACTGTATCATAattcacatttaaagaaatactaACATTTATAATACCCAGATGTAGAGCAGCTCttaaagtcccccccccccccccccctgcctcaaGAAGACGTGAGTCCGGTTTCCAATAAGCCGACGTGTCTGTGAGGAACAAAAGGCTCTGTGGTCTCCCTGgtttcctgccccccccctccccccagagcCTGAGGTGAAACCCAATCAGAAGAGGCCTCACAGTGGAGGGGTTATCAATGGGAGGCTTTTATAAAACACGGGAGGCCACAGCTCGTGGAACAAGTTCCTCTTTTCAcatggggggagagggggagagggggggggagagactgaGAAatagaaggagggagagagagagactcagggACCAGGATGCATTCAGAGTCATCGGGAGACTGCCAA comes from Pseudoliparis swirei isolate HS2019 ecotype Mariana Trench chromosome 20, NWPU_hadal_v1, whole genome shotgun sequence and encodes:
- the psmd2 gene encoding 26S proteasome non-ATPase regulatory subunit 2, encoding MEEGKNKENKQPEKTDEKEKEKQKGKLSKGKGKEKKEEEELSEEDKQLQEDLLMMVERLAEKDVELHRPALEELRRLIRSSTTSMTSVPKPLKFLRPHYGKLKEIFEGMEAGENKRFCGDVLSVLAMTMSGERECLKYRLLGCQEELASWGHEYVRHLSGEVAKEWQEVEESDKTQQETLLKLVREIVPYNMAHNAEHEACDLLMEIERLDMLEDYIDETAYSKVCLYLTSCVSYVPEPENSALLRCSLNIFRKFNRYPEALRLALMLNNVEMVENIFTSCKDIVIQKQMAYMLGRHGMFLELNEDVEDYEDLTEIMSNVQLNSNFLALARELDIMEPKVPDDIYKTHLENNRFGGSGSQVDSARMNLASSFVNGFVNAAFGQDKLLTDDGNKWLYKNKDHGMLSAAASLGMILLWDVDGGLTQIDKYLYSSEDYIKSGALLACGIVNSGVRNECDPALALLSDYVLHNSNIMRIGAIFGLGLAYAGSNREDVLSLLLPVMGDSKSSMEVVGVTALACGMIAVGSCNGDVTSTIVQTIMEKSETELKDTYARWLPLGLGLNHLGKGEAIETTLAALQVVPEPFRSFANTLVDICAYAGSGNVLKVQQLLHICSEHYEAKEKEKEEKEDKKDKKDKDKKETAADMGSHQGVAVLGIALIAMGEEIGAEMALRTFGHLLRYGEPTLRRAVPLALALISVSNPRLNILDTLSKFSHDADPEVSHNSIFAMGMVGSGTNNARLAAMLRQLAQYHAKDPNNLFMVRLAQGLTHLGKGTLTLCPYHSDRQLMSQVAVAGLLTVLVSFLDVKNIILGKSHYILYGLVAAMQPRMLVTFDEELRPLPVSVRVGQAVDVVGQAGKPKAITGFQTHTTPVLLAHGERAELATEEYLPVTPILEGFVILRKNPNYET
- the prss16 gene encoding thymus-specific serine protease, which produces MAVHRCGSLLRNAALLLVLSAVVGGQGRFKGFRSYGSSGSFNGGRDTGEGTGSEEQWFTQRLDHFNGADSKEWKQRYFVNEAFSRPGGPVFLMIGGEGPANPAWMHNGTWLAYAQKLGALCLMLEHRFYGKSHPTADLSLGSLRFLSSRQALADLAHFLSVTTERRGLAGRKWVAFGGSYPGSLAAWFRLKYPHLVHAAVATSAPVQATVNFPEYLEVVWRSLASEDVQCPVVVQVASKALVERLKDPKTYDNVSKDFNLCSKLQIKTEMDSAFFLEMLAGNFMDTVQYNEDNRGFEGARGTNITIKLLCGVMADASLGDPYARYAAVARLMMDAFSISCLNASYQSYLADMTDASWDGPAAGGGRQWVYQTCTEFGFYQSTDSPNQPFTGFPLEYHVKQCSDIFNISVDELVSAVSQTNEFYGGFSLVSSRIVLPNGSVDPWHALGVTWDLTPELPAVFIKGTAHCANMYPASSEDLPQLALARDHIFLLLQRWLKQ